A single genomic interval of Methylobacterium bullatum harbors:
- the fhcD gene encoding Formyltransferase/hydrolase complex subunit D gives MTDLTLNGIPVIDTFAEAFDVAGTALIITNDTAKWAMIAAVTMTGFATSVIGCGAEAGIDCELSPEETPDGRPGVRVLLFGFEPNGLKDQLLKRVGQCILTCPGTACYAGVDGPHKIKLGGAIRYFGDGFAVAKRLTDPVSGKARRYWRVPVMDGEFLCEDFVRAVDGAVGGGNLLFLGRNHAETLKVAEIAVDAARSVADVILPFPGGIVRSGSKVGARTKGMMASTNDAYCPTLKGRAGSELAAEVGVVLEIVIDGLTSRSVAESMRAALHASTEAGAAHGLVAVTAGNYGGNLGRHHYHLKDLLSKEPASEAGAA, from the coding sequence ATGACTGACCTCACCCTCAACGGCATCCCGGTGATCGACACCTTCGCCGAGGCGTTCGACGTCGCCGGCACGGCGCTGATCATCACCAACGACACCGCCAAATGGGCGATGATCGCCGCCGTCACGATGACCGGGTTCGCGACCTCGGTGATCGGCTGCGGCGCCGAGGCCGGGATCGATTGCGAACTCTCGCCGGAGGAGACTCCGGACGGACGCCCCGGTGTGCGGGTGCTGCTGTTCGGCTTCGAGCCGAACGGCCTCAAGGACCAACTCCTGAAGCGCGTCGGCCAGTGCATCCTCACCTGCCCCGGCACCGCCTGCTATGCGGGCGTCGACGGGCCGCACAAGATTAAGCTCGGTGGCGCGATCCGCTATTTCGGTGACGGCTTCGCCGTCGCCAAGCGCCTGACCGATCCCGTCTCCGGCAAGGCGCGGCGCTATTGGCGCGTCCCCGTGATGGACGGCGAGTTCCTCTGCGAGGATTTCGTCCGCGCGGTGGACGGCGCGGTTGGCGGCGGCAACCTGCTGTTCCTCGGGCGCAACCATGCCGAGACCCTCAAGGTCGCCGAGATCGCGGTGGATGCCGCCCGTTCGGTGGCGGACGTGATCCTGCCCTTCCCCGGCGGCATCGTCCGCTCCGGCTCGAAGGTCGGCGCGCGCACCAAGGGCATGATGGCCTCCACCAACGACGCCTATTGCCCCACCCTCAAGGGCCGGGCCGGCTCGGAACTCGCGGCCGAGGTCGGCGTGGTGCTCGAGATCGTCATCGACGGGCTCACCTCGCGCTCGGTGGCCGAATCCATGCGCGCGGCGCTCCACGCCTCCACAGAAGCCGGTGCCGCGCACGGGCTCGTGGCGGTGACGGCGGGCAATTACGGCGGCAATCTCGGCCGTCACCATTATCACCTGAAGGACCTGCTCTCGAAGGAGCCGGCGAGCGAGGCTGGAGCGGCATGA